The DNA segment CGTATTGCTCTAGGAGAATTCAAAGAATTGAATATTATCCTTAAAGGTGATGTGGACGGTTCGGTAGAAGCACTTTCTGACCAGTTACAGAGATTATCTACAGAAGAGATCAGTGTTAAAATTCTTCACTCAGGGGTTGGTCAGATCACAGAATCTGATATTAACTTAGCGGCAGCATCTGATGCGATTATTATCGGATTCAACGTAAGAGCCGGTGCTAATGCCAAAGATCTTGCAGACAGAGAAGAAATCGAGATCAGAACCTATTCTGTAATCTATAAAGCTATCGATGAGGTAAAAGAAGCGATGGAAGGAATGCTTTCTCCGGAAATTCAGGAGCAGGTAATCGGTAATGTGGAAATACGTGAAGTATTCAAAATTTCCAAAGTGGGAACTATTGCAGGATGTATGGTTCTTACAGGAAAAGTTACGAGACAGTCCAAAGTACGTTTACTGAGAGATGGCATTGTGAAATTCGATGGTGAGCTTGAAAGTTTAAAACGTTTCAAGGACGATGTGAAAGAAGTCACAAAAGGATACGAATGTGGATTGAACCTGAAAGGATATAACGACATCGAAACCGGTGATATTCTGGAAGTTTACGAAGAAGTAGCTGTTAAGAAGAAATTGAAGTAATTTAATTTTGTATATTATTAAGCTCCGCCCGCATCTTCGATGCGGGCGGAGCTTTTTTTATGTCAATTTGTTTGAAAACATGAACGTCAGTTTGGGTGTCCGATGAAATCGGGATGTATCGAGAACCAGTGAACAGATGACGTTCTTCATTCAATAAACTTCTCAATACAATTTTTCAAAATCTATTCGAAGCGACGAATAAAGTCAAAAAATAAGAAGTTTGAAAATATACATCACGAGATTTGGCGAATGTATTTAAACAGACGGGTTTTCCGCATTCCCTAAATTGGAGCTTTCCGTTCTGTTCACCAAAAGCTTATTGTACTGATCCGTTAATGCGTTAAGCTGATTGATAACGGTAGCATATGGCGAAGGCGGAGTTTCCACCAGGAGATGAAGCGCATCAATCCTGTCCCTTAATGCATAATAGGCAGTATTCGTTTCTTCCCTTTTCAGCTTGATGGTTTCCGGGTTTGCATCACCGTATTCTTGGGTTCTGGAAAGATATTTCGTGTTGAATTCTTCGTTGACGGTTTTCAGTTCGTTTACCCAAGCTGAAAGATTAAAAGTAGAAACAGCATCCGTAAGTTCGGGTTTACTTTGCCAGTCGAGTATGATGTTGTTGAGGGTAGCTGTCTCTGCCTGGTAATTCAGTCGGGCAATACCGCTGCCGTAAAGTTCCATGTTGGAGAGCAGAAGCTGTGCCTGCTGTTGTCTGCCAGCTTCATAATGGTAGGTTTGGCTGAGCAGGAAATAGTAGATTCCGTTGACGGCATTATCCCTTCTTTCATCCAGTATCAAAAGTTC comes from the Chryseobacterium nepalense genome and includes:
- a CDS encoding DUF6261 family protein; the encoded protein is MNTIELKLLRNAEYLQYVKDYLGIINLNNSIQLGIEAKLNAFAGKITELEALYKKAMASEKTQELLILDERRDNAVNGIYYFLLSQTYHYEAGRQQQAQLLLSNMELYGSGIARLNYQAETATLNNIILDWQSKPELTDAVSTFNLSAWVNELKTVNEEFNTKYLSRTQEYGDANPETIKLKREETNTAYYALRDRIDALHLLVETPPSPYATVINQLNALTDQYNKLLVNRTESSNLGNAENPSV